The proteins below are encoded in one region of Pseudomonas putida NBRC 14164:
- a CDS encoding DMT family transporter has translation MSAVRKNPDAFAFQVMLGLCLIWGCQQVLIKTAAVDIAPVMQAALRNGIAAVLVALMLCWRGGWDQVGSTWRAGLLAGGLFGVEFLFIAEGLKLTSAAHMSVFLYTAPVFTALGLHFRLPSEQLRFLQWLGILLAFGGIAMAFAGGMSFEEMDGRMLLGDAFGVIAGLAWGATTVVVRCSRLSEAPATLTLFYQLAVGFAGLLLIALLSGQIGAVSLTPLAMGSVLFQGVVVSFISYLTWFWLLRKYLASNLAVFSFITPLFGVTFGVLLLDEPLSVNFVIGALLVLLGVVLVSAEPWVKQQLRKLVG, from the coding sequence ATGAGCGCGGTCCGCAAGAACCCTGACGCCTTTGCCTTTCAGGTGATGCTGGGGCTGTGCCTGATCTGGGGTTGCCAGCAGGTGCTGATCAAGACCGCCGCCGTCGACATCGCGCCGGTGATGCAGGCCGCGCTGCGCAATGGCATCGCAGCTGTGCTGGTGGCGCTGATGCTGTGCTGGCGCGGTGGCTGGGATCAGGTCGGCAGCACATGGCGCGCGGGTTTGCTCGCGGGCGGGCTGTTCGGTGTGGAATTCCTGTTCATCGCCGAAGGCCTGAAGCTGACGTCGGCGGCGCACATGTCGGTGTTTCTCTATACCGCACCGGTGTTCACCGCGTTGGGCCTGCACTTCCGGCTACCCAGCGAGCAGCTGCGGTTTTTGCAGTGGCTGGGGATTTTGTTGGCATTTGGCGGCATAGCCATGGCGTTTGCTGGCGGCATGTCGTTCGAGGAAATGGATGGGCGCATGCTGCTGGGTGATGCCTTTGGCGTGATCGCCGGGCTGGCCTGGGGCGCTACTACAGTCGTGGTGCGCTGCTCGCGGCTGTCGGAAGCACCGGCTACCTTGACCTTGTTCTATCAGCTGGCGGTAGGTTTTGCAGGCCTGTTGCTGATTGCCTTGCTTAGCGGGCAGATCGGCGCTGTATCGCTGACACCCTTGGCGATGGGCAGTGTGCTGTTCCAGGGGGTTGTGGTGTCGTTCATCAGTTACCTGACCTGGTTCTGGTTGCTGCGCAAATACCTGGCGTCCAACCTGGCGGTGTTTTCGTTCATTACCCCGCTGTTCGGGGTTACCTTTGGGGTGCTGCTGCTGGATGAGCCGTTGAGCGTCAATTTCGTGATCGGCGCGCTGTTGGTGTTGCTGGGCGTGGTTCTGGTGAGTGCCGAGCCTTGGGTGAAGCAACAACTGCGCAAGCTGGTGGGTTGA
- a CDS encoding type II toxin-antitoxin system RelE/ParE family toxin codes for MKKIESSSFRHWVTGLRDLSARARIISRINRLMEGLPGDVSPVGHGVSELKIHYGPGYRVYFHQTGSTFVILLCGGDKSSQKRDIKVAHQILRSWRMQND; via the coding sequence ATGAAGAAAATCGAATCCAGCAGTTTCAGACATTGGGTGACCGGACTACGGGACTTAAGCGCCAGAGCCCGAATCATTTCTCGGATCAACCGGTTGATGGAGGGTCTGCCTGGCGACGTATCTCCGGTAGGCCATGGCGTGAGTGAGCTCAAAATTCACTATGGTCCTGGCTACCGGGTGTACTTCCATCAGACGGGCAGCACCTTCGTCATTCTGCTCTGTGGCGGCGACAAAAGCAGTCAAAAGCGAGACATCAAGGTTGCCCACCAGATTCTGCGTTCGTGGAGGATGCAAAATGACTGA
- a CDS encoding addiction module antidote protein, giving the protein MTETFSEFDPAAYLTTPEAIAQFMTDALETGDASYVAKAVGVVARAKGMSELAKETGLSREQLYRSFSEHGNPTLKSFLIVMKALEIDMTARPHLARG; this is encoded by the coding sequence ATGACTGAAACCTTCTCTGAATTCGATCCTGCCGCGTACCTCACGACACCTGAAGCAATCGCGCAGTTCATGACCGATGCACTTGAAACCGGCGATGCCAGCTATGTCGCTAAAGCTGTCGGCGTGGTTGCACGCGCCAAGGGCATGAGCGAACTGGCGAAAGAGACTGGGCTGTCCCGAGAGCAGCTTTACAGGTCATTCAGCGAGCATGGCAATCCTACGCTGAAGTCGTTTCTGATCGTGATGAAGGCGTTGGAAATAGACATGACGGCGCGGCCTCACCTCGCCAGGGGATAA
- a CDS encoding DEAD/DEAH box helicase: MQLNFPHLPEVTSVFSQFALHERLLKAVAELKFVEPTPVQAAAIPLALQGRDLRVTAQTGSGKTAAFVLPLLNRLVDLKGGRVEIRALILLPTRELAQQTLKQVELFSQFTYIKAGLVTGGEDFKEQAAMLRKVPDVLIGTPGRLLEQLNAGNLDLSHVQVLILDEADRMLDMGFAEDMERLCKECENREQTLLFSATTGGAALRDIIGKVLKDPEHLMLNSVSQLAEGTRQQIITADHDQHKEHIAQWLLANETFDKAIIFTNTRAMADRIYGHLVAKDVKAFVLHGEKDQKDRKLAIERFKQGSSKVLVATDVAARGLDIDGLDLVINFDMPRSGDEYVHRVGRTGRAGGEGLAISLITHNDWNLMSSIERYLKQQFERRVIKEVKGTYSGPKKVKASGKAVGAKKKKVDKKTGDKKAAAKRKPTAKPRANAPLASADGLAPLKKRKPSAE; this comes from the coding sequence ATGCAACTGAATTTCCCGCACTTGCCTGAGGTTACCTCCGTGTTCTCCCAATTCGCCCTGCATGAACGCCTGCTTAAAGCCGTGGCCGAGCTTAAATTTGTCGAGCCGACCCCGGTGCAGGCCGCGGCCATCCCCCTGGCCCTGCAAGGGCGCGACCTGCGTGTGACTGCGCAGACCGGCAGTGGCAAGACGGCGGCCTTCGTACTGCCGCTGCTCAACCGCCTGGTCGACCTGAAAGGTGGGCGCGTCGAGATCCGTGCGCTGATCCTGCTGCCGACCCGCGAGCTGGCCCAGCAAACCTTGAAGCAGGTGGAGCTGTTCTCGCAGTTCACCTATATCAAGGCGGGCCTGGTGACCGGCGGCGAAGACTTCAAGGAGCAGGCCGCCATGCTACGCAAGGTGCCGGACGTGCTGATCGGCACCCCGGGCCGCCTGCTTGAGCAGCTCAACGCCGGCAACCTCGACCTGTCCCACGTGCAGGTACTTATCCTCGACGAAGCTGACCGCATGCTGGACATGGGCTTTGCCGAAGACATGGAGCGCCTGTGCAAGGAGTGCGAGAACCGCGAGCAGACCCTGCTGTTCTCCGCCACCACCGGTGGCGCTGCCCTGCGCGACATCATCGGCAAGGTGCTGAAAGACCCTGAGCACCTGATGCTCAACAGCGTCTCGCAGCTGGCCGAAGGCACCCGCCAGCAGATCATCACCGCCGACCACGACCAGCACAAAGAGCACATTGCGCAGTGGCTGCTGGCCAACGAAACCTTCGACAAGGCGATCATCTTCACCAACACCCGCGCCATGGCCGACCGCATCTACGGTCACCTGGTGGCCAAGGACGTGAAGGCTTTCGTGTTGCACGGCGAGAAGGACCAGAAAGACCGCAAACTGGCCATCGAGCGCTTCAAGCAGGGCAGCTCCAAGGTGCTGGTGGCTACCGACGTGGCGGCTCGCGGCCTGGATATCGACGGCCTGGACCTGGTGATCAACTTCGACATGCCTCGCAGCGGTGACGAGTACGTACACCGCGTGGGCCGTACCGGCCGTGCCGGTGGCGAAGGCCTGGCGATCTCGCTGATCACCCACAACGACTGGAACCTGATGTCGAGCATCGAACGCTACCTCAAGCAGCAGTTCGAGCGCCGTGTGATCAAGGAAGTGAAAGGCACCTACAGCGGGCCGAAGAAGGTCAAGGCCTCGGGCAAGGCTGTTGGCGCCAAGAAGAAGAAAGTTGACAAGAAAACCGGCGACAAGAAAGCTGCCGCCAAGCGCAAGCCAACCGCCAAACCGCGGGCCAATGCACCTCTGGCCAGCGCTGACGGCCTGGCGCCGCTGAAAAAGCGCAAGCCTTCTGCTGAATAA